From a single Streptomyces sp. 1331.2 genomic region:
- a CDS encoding DUF881 domain-containing protein produces the protein MPEQGPKESEPEPEPKGEPEPKGEPDAEPAAASTPAPEPEPEPVAAEIAEESPVADRDSGRRRLKGALWPPRLSRGQLVVALLLFSLGLGLAIQVRSTNDHHSQLRGARQEDLVRILDELDSRQQRLQQEKAELEQSLAKLENSSNQAKEAQEQTRKKVTELGVLAGTVKATGPGIVLTVDDPQGQVKADMLLDTLQELRAAGAEAIQINDVRVVVNTYFTDQSGGGVQIDGKKVSQPYRFTVVGNPQDLTPALNIPGGVVRTLESNQARATITQQQKVVVDALVDPKTPQYAKPASK, from the coding sequence GTGCCGGAGCAGGGGCCGAAGGAGTCGGAGCCCGAGCCGGAGCCGAAGGGTGAGCCGGAGCCGAAGGGTGAGCCGGACGCTGAGCCTGCTGCCGCGTCGACGCCCGCGCCGGAACCGGAGCCGGAGCCCGTGGCGGCGGAGATCGCCGAGGAGTCGCCGGTTGCGGACCGGGACTCCGGGCGCCGTCGGCTCAAGGGGGCGCTCTGGCCGCCGCGGCTGTCGCGCGGTCAGCTGGTGGTGGCGCTGCTGCTGTTCTCGCTCGGCCTGGGGCTCGCGATCCAGGTGCGTTCGACCAACGACCACCACAGCCAGCTGCGTGGCGCCCGCCAGGAGGACCTGGTCCGGATCCTCGACGAACTGGACAGCCGTCAGCAGCGTCTCCAGCAGGAGAAGGCGGAGCTGGAGCAGTCCCTGGCGAAGTTGGAGAACAGCTCCAACCAGGCCAAGGAGGCCCAGGAGCAGACCAGGAAGAAGGTGACGGAACTGGGTGTTCTCGCCGGTACCGTCAAGGCCACTGGTCCGGGCATCGTACTGACGGTCGATGATCCCCAAGGGCAGGTGAAGGCAGATATGCTGCTGGACACCCTGCAGGAACTTCGAGCGGCGGGGGCGGAGGCGATTCAGATCAACGATGTGCGCGTGGTGGTCAACACCTACTTCACCGACCAGTCGGGCGGTGGGGTGCAGATCGACGGGAAGAAGGTCTCGCAGCCCTATCGGTTCACCGTCGTGGGGAACCCGCAGGACCTGACGCCCGCGCTGAACATCCCGGGAGGTGTCGTCCGCACGCTGGAGAGCAACCAGGCGCGGGCGACGATCACCCAGCAGCAGAAGGTGGTCGTCGACGCCCTCGTGGATCCGAAGACGCCGCAGTACGCCAAGCCGGCTTCGAAGTGA
- the pgsA gene encoding CDP-diacylglycerol--glycerol-3-phosphate 3-phosphatidyltransferase, whose product MEVQETRVQTDRVLTIPNLLSMGRLVGVPLFLWLILWPVFGGPNNDGWALLILALSGVSDYLDGKLARRWGQISRVGQLLDPLADRLYVLSTLVGLTWREILPWWLTAILLARELFIAALLPILNRHGYGPLQVSFLGKAATFNLMYAFPLLLLGSVDSWIARPAEVVSWAFIWWGTVLYWWAAILYAVQARQIVKASAARSASAV is encoded by the coding sequence GTGGAGGTCCAGGAGACGCGGGTCCAGACCGATCGCGTCCTCACCATCCCCAACCTGCTGAGCATGGGCCGGCTGGTCGGTGTACCGCTCTTCCTCTGGCTCATTCTGTGGCCGGTCTTCGGTGGACCCAACAATGACGGTTGGGCGCTGTTGATCCTGGCGCTGAGCGGCGTCAGCGACTACCTGGACGGAAAGCTCGCCAGGCGATGGGGGCAGATCAGCCGGGTGGGGCAGCTGCTGGATCCGCTGGCCGACCGGCTCTATGTGCTGTCCACGCTGGTCGGATTGACCTGGCGTGAGATTCTGCCGTGGTGGCTGACGGCGATTCTGCTGGCCCGGGAGCTGTTTATCGCGGCGCTTCTGCCCATTCTCAACCGGCACGGTTACGGGCCGCTCCAGGTGAGTTTCCTGGGGAAGGCCGCGACGTTCAATCTGATGTACGCGTTTCCGCTTCTGCTGCTCGGCAGTGTGGACAGCTGGATCGCGCGGCCGGCCGAGGTCGTGAGCTGGGCCTTCATCTGGTGGGGGACCGTCCTCTACTGGTGGGCCGCGATTCTCTACGCGGTTCAGGCGCGGCAGATCGTCAAGGCGAGTGCGGCGCGCTCCGCGTCCGCAGTCTGA
- a CDS encoding mannose-1-phosphate guanyltransferase: protein MKAVVMAGGEGTRLRPMTSSMPKPLLPVANRPIMEHVLRLLKRHGLSDTVVTVQFLASLVKNYFGDGEELGMHLTYAHEETPLGTAGSVKNAEDALKDDSFLVISGDALTDFDLSELIDFHRSKNALVTVCLTRVPNPLEFGITITDDEGRVERFLEKPTWGQVFSDTVNTGIYVMEPEVFDYVAAGESVDWSSDVFPQLLKEGKRVYGYVAEGYWEDVGTHESYGKAQADVLEGKVDVELDGFEISPGVWVAEGAEVDPEAVLRGPLYIGDYAKVEAGVEIREHTVLGSNVVVKRGAFLHKAVVHDNVYVGPQSNLRGCVVGKNTDVMRAARIEDGAVIGDECLVGEESIIGANVRVYPFKTIEAGAVVNTSVIWESRGQEHLFGLRGVSGILNVEITPELAVRLAGAYATTLKKGATVTIARDHSRGARALKRAMISALQTSAIDVRDLENVPMPVARQHTARGSAGGIFLRTTPGVPDSLDILFFDERGADLSQAGQRKLDRVYARQEYRRAFPGEIGDLTFPSSVFDSYAGNLLRTVDTTGVREAGLKVVVDTAHGSAGLVLPSILGRLGVEALTVSSGLDEARPTEDAETRRAGLARLGELVASSRAAFGVRFDPVGERVAFVDELGRVIDDDRALLVLLDLVAAERRSGQVALPVTTTRIAEQVAAYHGTQVIWTTTTPDDLAKAASAEGTVFGGDGRGGFVVPEFSGVLDGAAAFVRLVGLVARTQLTLSQIDARIPQAHIRHRDIATPWAAKGMVMRSVVEAAGSRRLDTTDGVRVVEADGRWTLVLPDPAEAITHLWAEGPDDEATEALLDEWAAVVDGAGR, encoded by the coding sequence ATGAAAGCCGTTGTAATGGCAGGGGGCGAGGGCACTCGACTCCGCCCGATGACCTCCAGCATGCCGAAGCCGCTGCTTCCGGTCGCCAATAGGCCGATCATGGAGCACGTGCTTCGGCTGCTGAAGCGGCACGGCCTCTCCGACACCGTCGTCACGGTCCAGTTCCTGGCATCGCTGGTCAAGAACTACTTCGGTGACGGCGAAGAGCTGGGCATGCATCTGACCTATGCCCACGAGGAGACGCCACTGGGCACTGCGGGGAGTGTCAAGAACGCCGAGGACGCGCTCAAGGACGACTCCTTTCTGGTGATCTCCGGTGACGCGCTGACCGACTTCGATCTCTCCGAATTGATCGACTTTCACCGCAGCAAGAACGCCCTGGTCACCGTCTGTCTCACCCGGGTACCGAATCCGCTGGAGTTCGGGATCACGATCACGGACGACGAGGGAAGGGTCGAGCGATTCCTGGAGAAGCCGACCTGGGGGCAGGTCTTCTCCGACACGGTGAACACCGGTATCTACGTGATGGAACCCGAGGTCTTCGACTACGTCGCAGCGGGTGAGTCCGTCGACTGGTCGAGCGATGTCTTCCCGCAGCTGTTGAAGGAGGGCAAGCGGGTCTACGGCTACGTCGCCGAGGGCTACTGGGAGGACGTGGGCACCCACGAGAGCTACGGGAAGGCCCAGGCGGACGTCCTGGAGGGCAAGGTCGACGTCGAGCTCGACGGGTTCGAGATCTCGCCCGGTGTCTGGGTCGCCGAGGGCGCCGAGGTGGACCCCGAGGCGGTGCTGCGCGGGCCCCTGTACATCGGGGACTACGCCAAGGTCGAGGCCGGGGTCGAGATCCGCGAGCACACCGTGCTGGGCAGCAACGTGGTCGTCAAGAGAGGCGCGTTCCTGCACAAGGCGGTGGTGCACGACAACGTGTACGTCGGGCCGCAGAGCAATCTGCGCGGCTGCGTGGTCGGGAAGAACACCGATGTGATGCGGGCCGCCCGGATCGAGGACGGGGCGGTGATCGGGGACGAGTGCCTGGTCGGCGAGGAGTCGATCATCGGGGCGAACGTCCGGGTCTACCCGTTCAAGACCATCGAGGCCGGCGCGGTCGTCAACACCTCGGTGATCTGGGAGTCGCGCGGCCAGGAGCACCTCTTCGGCCTGCGCGGGGTCTCGGGGATCCTGAACGTCGAGATCACCCCGGAGCTGGCCGTACGGCTGGCGGGCGCCTACGCGACCACCCTGAAGAAGGGGGCCACCGTCACCATTGCGCGTGACCACTCGCGTGGTGCGCGTGCGCTCAAACGGGCGATGATCTCGGCGCTGCAGACTTCCGCGATCGACGTCCGGGACCTGGAGAACGTGCCGATGCCGGTGGCGCGGCAGCACACGGCGCGGGGGAGTGCGGGCGGGATCTTCCTGCGGACCACGCCGGGGGTGCCGGACTCGCTGGACATCCTCTTCTTCGACGAGCGCGGGGCGGACCTGTCCCAGGCCGGGCAGCGCAAGCTCGACCGGGTCTACGCGCGCCAGGAGTACCGGCGGGCCTTCCCCGGCGAGATCGGGGACCTGACCTTCCCGTCCAGCGTCTTCGACTCCTACGCGGGCAACCTGCTGCGGACGGTCGACACCACCGGGGTCCGGGAGGCCGGGCTGAAGGTGGTCGTGGACACCGCGCACGGCAGCGCGGGCCTCGTTCTGCCGAGCATCCTCGGCCGGCTCGGGGTGGAGGCGCTCACGGTCTCCAGCGGGCTGGACGAGGCGCGGCCGACCGAGGACGCGGAGACGCGGCGGGCCGGGCTGGCCAGGCTCGGCGAGCTGGTGGCCTCCTCGCGGGCGGCCTTCGGAGTCCGGTTCGACCCGGTCGGCGAGCGTGTCGCGTTCGTCGACGAGCTGGGCCGGGTGATCGACGACGACCGGGCGCTGCTGGTGCTGCTGGACCTGGTCGCCGCCGAGCGGCGCAGCGGTCAGGTGGCGCTGCCGGTGACCACGACCCGGATCGCCGAGCAGGTCGCCGCGTACCACGGCACCCAGGTCATCTGGACCACGACGACGCCGGACGACCTCGCCAAGGCGGCCTCCGCCGAGGGCACGGTGTTCGGCGGTGACGGCCGCGGTGGATTCGTGGTGCCCGAGTTCAGCGGTGTGCTGGACGGGGCCGCGGCCTTCGTCCGGCTGGTCGGCCTGGTCGCGCGGACGCAGCTCACGCTCAGCCAGATCGACGCGCGGATCCCGCAGGCTCACATCCGGCACCGGGACATCGCGACGCCGTGGGCGGCCAAGGGCATGGTCATGCGCTCGGTGGTGGAGGCGGCCGGGAGCCGGCGGCTGGACACCACCGACGGTGTGCGAGTGGTCGAGGCGGACGGGCGCTGGACGCTGGTACTGCCGGACCCGGCCGAGGCGATCACCCACCTCTGGGCGGAGGGCCCGGACGACGAGGCGACCGAGGCGCTGCTGGACGAGTGGGCGGCGGTGGTCGACGGCGCCGGGCGGTGA
- a CDS encoding small basic family protein has translation MIAVLGLVIGVVVGLFVQPEVPDAVVPYLPIAVVAALDAVFGGVRAMLDGIFNDKVFIVSFLSNVVVAALIVFLGDQLGVGSQLSTGVVVVLGIRIFSNAAAIRRHVFRA, from the coding sequence GTGATTGCCGTACTGGGTCTTGTGATCGGGGTGGTCGTCGGCCTCTTCGTCCAACCCGAGGTGCCGGACGCCGTCGTTCCCTACCTGCCGATCGCGGTGGTCGCGGCGCTGGACGCGGTGTTCGGCGGTGTCCGGGCGATGCTCGACGGGATCTTCAACGACAAGGTGTTCATCGTCTCGTTCCTGTCGAACGTGGTGGTCGCGGCACTGATCGTCTTCCTCGGTGACCAGCTGGGCGTCGGCTCCCAGCTGTCCACCGGCGTGGTCGTCGTCCTCGGCATCCGCATCTTCTCCAACGCGGCCGCGATCCGGCGCCATGTCTTCCGTGCCTGA
- a CDS encoding DUF881 domain-containing protein has translation MPTPSAPNGRYNRPDASMSLLTNVMDHSLDEGYAEAAAARGGARDSRIPGTLRGLLTLGAGLALVGAVVTVGAVNARKAEPTLAKERDALIQRINDSNTSADHLQKQVQDLRRKVDGTQQQALASAGNGDPGALTGAVGLGEVTGPGVKLVLEDATGTGLGGNVDPRAGQGFSNSGRLRDRDLQLVVNGLWGSGAEAVAINGQRLTALSAIRAAGEAVLVDNRPLVPPYNIQAIGDGPKLLAAFENAMAGQYLRLLQEKYGIKSTLSTQKSMTLPAAVGVTLRTAQPVTPEPSPTATPPAGQAPSGSPSAGAGTSQSPSASVSPSASLTPSASASSSGTAAKRRPPTGTAKTTTATGAARP, from the coding sequence ATGCCGACACCGAGTGCCCCGAACGGGCGGTACAACCGTCCGGACGCCTCGATGTCCCTGCTGACCAACGTGATGGACCACAGCCTGGACGAGGGCTACGCCGAGGCGGCCGCGGCCCGTGGTGGTGCCCGCGACAGTCGGATACCCGGGACGCTGCGGGGGCTGCTCACGCTGGGCGCCGGATTGGCGCTGGTCGGAGCGGTGGTGACGGTGGGCGCGGTGAACGCGCGCAAGGCCGAGCCGACGCTGGCCAAGGAACGGGACGCACTGATCCAGCGGATCAACGACAGCAACACCTCGGCCGACCACCTGCAGAAGCAGGTGCAGGACCTGCGGCGCAAGGTCGACGGCACGCAGCAGCAGGCGCTGGCCTCGGCGGGGAACGGTGACCCGGGTGCTCTGACCGGCGCGGTGGGGCTGGGCGAGGTGACCGGTCCGGGCGTGAAGCTGGTGCTGGAGGACGCCACGGGGACGGGCCTCGGGGGGAACGTCGACCCGCGGGCCGGGCAGGGCTTCTCCAACAGCGGCCGGCTGCGGGACCGCGATCTGCAACTGGTGGTGAACGGCCTCTGGGGATCCGGGGCCGAGGCCGTGGCGATCAACGGCCAGCGGCTGACGGCGCTCTCCGCGATCCGGGCCGCCGGCGAGGCCGTCCTGGTGGACAACCGGCCGCTGGTGCCGCCCTACAACATCCAGGCGATCGGGGACGGGCCGAAACTGCTGGCCGCCTTCGAGAACGCCATGGCCGGGCAGTACCTGCGGCTGCTGCAGGAGAAGTACGGCATCAAGTCGACGCTCTCCACGCAGAAGAGCATGACGCTGCCGGCGGCGGTGGGGGTGACGCTGCGGACCGCGCAGCCCGTGACGCCCGAGCCCTCGCCCACGGCGACGCCGCCCGCCGGCCAGGCGCCGAGCGGCAGCCCCTCGGCCGGCGCCGGAACCTCCCAGAGCCCGAGTGCGTCCGTCTCACCGTCGGCCTCACTGACCCCTTCAGCGTCCGCGAGTAGTAGTGGCACGGCCGCCAAGCGGCGTCCGCCCACCGGGACCGCCAAGACCACGACAGCGACAGGAGCAGCCAGACCGTGA